A genomic segment from Triticum dicoccoides isolate Atlit2015 ecotype Zavitan chromosome 1A, WEW_v2.0, whole genome shotgun sequence encodes:
- the LOC119364875 gene encoding cullin-1-like, producing MAGHGQDRKTIDLEDGWAFMQRGITKLINILEGKPEPQFSSEDYMMLYTTIYNMCTQKPPHDYSQQLYDKYREAFEEYIRATVLPSLKEKHDEFMLRELVQRWSNHKVMVRWLSRFFHYLDRYFITRRSLTALRDVGLICFRDLIFQEIKGKVKDAVIALIDQEREGEQIDRALLKNVLDIFVEIGLGNMDCYENDFEDFLLKDTTDYYSVKAQSWIVEDSCPDYMIKAEECLKREKERVGHYLHINSEPKLLEKVQNELLASYATQLLEKEHSGCFALLRDDKVEDLSRMYRLFSKITRGLEPISNMFKTHVTNEGTALVKQAEDSANNKKPEKKEMVGMQEQVFVWKIIELHDKYVAYVTDCFQGHTLFHKALKEAFEVFCNKGVSGSSSAELLATFCDNILKKGCSEKLSDEAIEDALEKVVRLLAYISDKDLFAEFYRKKLARRLLFDKSANDEHERSILTKLKQQCGGQFTSKMEGMVTDLTVARDHQTKFEEFVADHPESNPGVDLAVTVLTTGFWPTYKTFDINLPSEMVKCVEVFKEFYATRTKHRKLTWIYSLGTCNISAKFDAKTIELIVTTYQAALLLLFNGSTKLSYSEIVTQLNLSDDDVVRLLHSLSCAKYKILSKEPAGRTISPNDSFEFNSKFTDRMRRIKIPLPPVDEKKKVVEDVDKDRRYAIDASIVRIMKSRKVMAHTQLVAECVEQLSRMFKPDFKAIKKRIEDLITRDYLERDKDNANTYRYLA from the exons ATGGCGGGCCACGGGCAGGACCGCAAGACGATCGATCTGGAGGATGGGTGGGCGTTCATGCAGcggggcatcaccaagctcatCAACATCCTCGAGGGCAAGCCCGAGCCGCAGTTCAGCTCCGAGGACTACATGATGCTCTACAC GACGATATACAACATGTGCACGCAGAAGCCCCCGCACGACTACTCGCAGCAGCTCTATGACAAGTACCGCGAGGCCTTCGAGGAGTACATCCGGGCCACG GTCTTGCCATCATTAAAAGAGAAGCATGATGAGTTTATGCTCAGAGAGCTGGTACAAAGGTGGTCAAACCATAAAGTTATGGTTAGGTGGCTTTCACGCTTTTTCCATTATCTTGACCGGTACTTCATCACACGGAGGTCGCTTACTGCACTTAGAGATGTTGGGCTTATTTGCTTCCGAGACCTG ATATTTCAAGAGATCAAAGGGAAGGTAAAAGATGCGGTGATAGCTCTG ATCGATCAAGAGCGTGAAGGTGAACAGATTGACAGGGCCTTGCTGAAGAACGTCTTGGATATTTTCGTTGAAATTGGGTTAGGTAATATGGATTGTTACGAGAATGACTTCGAAGATTTCTTGCTCAAGGATACTACAGATTACTACTCTGTCAAAGCTCAAAGCTGGATTGTCGAGGATTCTTGTCCTGATTACATGATAAAG GCTGAAGAATGCctgaaaagagagaaggagcgagttGGTCACTACTTGCATATTAATAGTGAGCCGAAGTTGCTGGAG AAAGTGCAAAATGAATTGCTTGCCAGTTATGCAACACAACTTTTGGAGAAGGAGCATTCTGGATGTTTTGCATTGCTTCGGGATGACAAG GTTGAGGATCTTTCAAGGATGTATAGACTCTTCTCGAAAATCACCCGTGGTCTGGAACCTATTTCTAACATGTTTAAAACG CATGTTACGAATGAGGGTACAGCTTTGGTCAAGCAAGCAGAAGATTCTGCTAATAACAAGAAG CCAGAGAAGAAGGAGATGGTTGGCATGCAGGAACAG GTTTTTGTctggaaaatcattgagctgcatgacaaGTATGTAGCATATGTGACAGATTGTTTTCAGGGCCATACACTCTTTCACAAG GCACTTAAAGAAGCCTTTGAGGTCTTCTGCAATAAGGGTGTGTCTGGCAGTTCCAGTGCTGAATTACTTGCCACCTTCTGTGACAACATTTTGAAGAAAGGCTGCAGTGAGAAGCTCAGTGATGAGGCCATTGAGGATGCCCTTGAGAAG GTGGTGCGGTTGCTCGCGTACATTAGTGATAAGGATCTCTTTGCCGAGTTCTACAG GAAGAAACTTGCAAGGAGATTGCTTTTTGACAAGAGTGCCAATGATGAACATGAAAGAAGCATCCTGACAAAGCTCAAGCAGCAGTGTGGCGGGCAGTTTACTTCAAAAATGGAAGGCATGGTTACTGACCTTACTGTTGCAAGAGATCATCAAACTAAGTTTGAAGAGTTTGTAGCTGATCATCCGGAGTCGAATCCTGGGGTAGACTTGGCTGTTACTGTCTTGACAACTGGATTCTGGCCAACCTACAAAACTTTTGACATAAATCTTCCCTCTGAGATG GTGAAATGTGTAGAGGTTTTTAAGGAGTTCTACGCAACAAGAACAAAGCACAGGAAGCTTACCTGGATATACTCCTTGGGAACCTGCAATATCAGTGCAAAATTTGATGCTAAAACTATAGAGCTCATTGTTACAACATATCAG GCTGCGTTGCTGTTGTTATTCAATGGATCTACTAAGCTTAGTTACTCTGAGATTGTAACACAGCTGAATCTGTCAGATGATGATGTTGTCCGTTTGCTCCATTCTCTCTCTTGCGCGAAATACAAGATTCTTAGCAAAGAACCAGCTGGTAGAACTATTTCGCCTAATGATTCTTTTGAGTTCAATTCAAAATTTACTGACAGGATGAGAAGGATCAAG ATACCCCTACCTCCTGTTGATGAGAAGAAAAAGGTTGTTGAGGACGTTGACAAGGACCGGAGGTATGCAATTGATGCATCAATTGTGCGTATCATGAAGAGTCGCAAAGTTATGGCCCATACACAGCTAGTTGCGGAGTGTGTGGAGCAGCTCAGCCGCATGTTCAAG CCTGACTTCAAAGCAATCAAGAAGAGGATTGAAGATCTCATCACGAGGGATTACCTGGAGCGGGACAAGGACAACGCCAACACATACAGATATCTGGCTTGA
- the LOC119364884 gene encoding cullin-1-like isoform X1: MTTHERKTVDLEEGWAFMQKGITKLKNILEGKPEPQFSSEDYMMLYTTIYNMCTQKPPHDYSQQLYDKYRESFEEYISSMVLPSLREKHDEFMLRELVKRWSNHKVMVRWLSRFFHYLDRYFISRRSLLALREVGLSCFRDLVYQEIKGKVKSAVISLIDQEREGEQIDRALLKNVLDIFVEIGLGSMECYENDFEDFLLKDTADYYSIKAQTWIVEDSCPDYMLKAEECLKREKERVAHYLHSSSEPKLLEKVQHELLTQYASQLLEKEHSGCHALLRDDKVEDLSRMYRLFSRITRGLEPVSQIFKQHVTNEGTALVKQAEDAASNKKPEKKDIVGLQEQVFVRKIIELHDKYVAYVTDCFQGHTLFHKALKEAFEVFCNKGVSGSSSAELLATFCDNILKKGGSEKLSDEAIEDTLEKVVRLLAYISDKDLFAEFYRKKLARRLLFDKSANDEHERSILTKLKQQCGGQFTSKMEGMVTDLTVARDHQTKFEEFISTHPELNPGIDLAVTVLTTGFWPTYKSFDINLPAEMVRCVEVFKEFYQTRTKHRKLTWIYSLGICHITAKFEAKTIELIVTTYQAALLLLFNGADKLSYSEIVTQLNLSDDDVVRLLHSLSCAKYKILTKEPSNRSISPNDVFEFNSKFTDKMRRIKIPLPPVDEKKKVVEDVDKDRRYAIDASIVRIMKSRKVLGHQTLVMECVEQLGRMFKPDFKAIKKRIEDLITRDYLERDKENPNVYRYLA; encoded by the exons atgacgaCGCACGAGCGGAAGACCGTCGATCTGGAGGAAGGCTGGGCCTTCATGCAGAAGGGCATCACCAAGCTCAAGAACATCCTCGAGGGCAAGCCGGAGCCGCAGTTCAGCTCCGAGGACTACATGATGCTCTACAC GACGATATACAACATGTGCACGCAGAAGCCTCCGCACGACTACTCGCAGCAGCTCTACGACAAGTACCGCGAGTCCTTCGAGGAGTACATCTCCTCCATG GTCTTACCTTCATTGAGAGAGAAGCATGACGAGTTTATGTTGAGGGAGCTAGTAAAGAGGTGGTCTAACCACAAAGTGATGGTTCGGTGGCTATCACGGTTCTTCCATTACCTTGATCGATATTTCATTTCACGTAGATCGCTTCTAGCATTGAGAGAAGTTGGGCTCAGTTGCTTTCGAGATTTG GTATATCAAGAAATCAAAGGGAAAGTAAAAAGTGCAGTCATTTCCTTG ATAGACCAAGAACGTGAGGGTGAACAAATTGACAGGGCTCTGTTAAagaatgtcttggatatatttgttgaGATTGGCTTAGGCAGTATGGAATGTTACGAGAATGATTTTGAAGATTTCTTGCTGAAGGATACTGCAGATTACTACTCTATCAAGGCCCAAACCTGGATCGTGGAAGACTCTTGTCCTGACTATATGTTAAAG GCCGAGGAGTGCTTGAAGAGGGAGAAGGAACGAGTTGCTCATTATTTGCATTCTAGTAGTGAACCGAAGTTATTGGAG AAAGTGCAACATGAGTTGTTAACTCAGTATGCAAGCCAACTTTTGGAGAAGGAGCATTCTGGATGCCATGCATTACTTCGTGATGACAAG GTTGAGGATCTCTCAAGGATGTACAGGCTCTTTTCTAGAATAACCCGTGGCCTAGAACCTGTTTCTCAAATTTTTAAGCAG CATGTTACCAACGAGGGGACAGCATTGGTGAAACAAGCAGAAGATGCTGCTAGTAATAAGAAG CCAGAGAAGAAGGACATTGTTGGTTTGCAGGAACAG GTTTTTGTCCGGAAAATCATTGAGCTCCATGACAAGTATGTAGCATACGTCACTGACTGTTTCCAGGGGCATACTCTCTTCCATAAG GCGCTTAAAGAGGCTTTTGAAGTGTTCTGCAACAAAGGTGTCTCTGGCAGTTCAAGTGCTGAATTGCTTGCCACCTTCTGTGATAATATTTTAAAGAAAGGCGGCAGTGAAAAACTCAGTGATGAAGCTATTGAGGATACCCTGGAGAAG GTAGTGAGATTACTCGCCTACATCAGTGATAAGGACCTTTTTGCTGAGTTTTACAG gAAGAAGCTGGCTAGGAGATTGCTATTTGACAAGAGTGCTAATGATGAGCACGAAAGAAGCATTCTGACCAAGCTAAAACAACAGTGTGGTGGCCAATTTACTTCAAAAATGGAGGGCATGGTCACCGACCTTACTGTTGCAAGGGATCATCAAACTAAGTTTGAAGAGTTCATAAGCACACACCCTGAATTGAATCCTGGGATAGACTTGGCGGTCACTGTTCTGACAACAGGATTTTGGCCAACTTATAAATCATTCGATATAAACCTTCCTGCTGAGATG GTGAGATGTGTCGAGGTTTTCAAAGAGTTTTATCAAACAAGAACTAAGCATAGAAAACTTACATGGATATATTCCTTGGGAATCTGCCATATCACCGCAAAGTTTGAGGCCAAGACTATCGAGCTCATTGTTACAACTTACCAG GCTGCATTGTTGCTACTGTTCAATGGAGCTGATAAACTTAGTTATTCTGAGATAGTAACGCAACTGAACCTGTCAGATGACGATGTAGTGAGGTTGCTCCATTCTCTCTCTTGTGCGAAATACAAGATTCTTACTAAAGAACCAAGTAACAGATCTATTTCTCCTAATGatgtatttgaatttaattcaaaatttACTGACAAGATGAGGAGAATTAAG ATACCTCTGCCTCCAGTTGATGAGAAAAAGAAGGTAGTTGAAGATGTTGACAAGGATCGAAGATAcgcaattgatgcatccattgttcgtATTATGAAGAGCCGGAAAGTCTTGGGTCACCAGACACTAGTAATGGAGTGTGTGGAGCAACTTGGTCGCATGTTCAAG CCCGACTTCAAAGCAATAAAGAAGCGCATTGAGGATCTTATAACCAGGGATTACCTGGAGAGGGACAAGGAGAACCCGAACGTCTACCGATACTTGGCTTGA
- the LOC119364884 gene encoding cullin-1-like isoform X2 translates to MTTHERKTVDLEEGWAFMQKGITKLKNILEGKPEPQFSSEDYMMLYTTIYNMCTQKPPHDYSQQLYDKYRESFEEYISSMVLPSLREKHDEFMLRELVKRWSNHKVMVRWLSRFFHYLDRYFISRRSLLALREVGLSCFRDLVYQEIKGKVKSAVISLIDQEREGEQIDRALLKNVLDIFVEIGLGSMECYENDFEDFLLKDTADYYSIKAQTWIVEDSCPDYMLKAEECLKREKERVAHYLHSSSEPKLLEKVQHELLTQYASQLLEKEHSGCHALLRDDKVEDLSRMYRLFSRITRGLEPVSQIFKQHVTNEGTALVKQAEDAASNKKPEKKDIVGLQEQVFVRKIIELHDKYVAYVTDCFQGHTLFHKALKEAFEVFCNKGVSGSSSAELLATFCDNILKKGGSEKLSDEAIEDTLEKVVRLLAYISDKDLFAEFYRKKLARRLLFDKSANDEHERSILTKLKQQCGGQFTSKMEGMVTDLTVARDHQTKFEEFISTHPELNPGIDLAVTVLTTGFWPTYKSFDINLPAEMVRCVEVFKEFYQTRTKHRKLTWIYSLGICHITAKFEAKTIELIVTTYQAALLLLFNGADKLSYSEIVTQLNLSDDDVVRYLCLQLMRKRR, encoded by the exons atgacgaCGCACGAGCGGAAGACCGTCGATCTGGAGGAAGGCTGGGCCTTCATGCAGAAGGGCATCACCAAGCTCAAGAACATCCTCGAGGGCAAGCCGGAGCCGCAGTTCAGCTCCGAGGACTACATGATGCTCTACAC GACGATATACAACATGTGCACGCAGAAGCCTCCGCACGACTACTCGCAGCAGCTCTACGACAAGTACCGCGAGTCCTTCGAGGAGTACATCTCCTCCATG GTCTTACCTTCATTGAGAGAGAAGCATGACGAGTTTATGTTGAGGGAGCTAGTAAAGAGGTGGTCTAACCACAAAGTGATGGTTCGGTGGCTATCACGGTTCTTCCATTACCTTGATCGATATTTCATTTCACGTAGATCGCTTCTAGCATTGAGAGAAGTTGGGCTCAGTTGCTTTCGAGATTTG GTATATCAAGAAATCAAAGGGAAAGTAAAAAGTGCAGTCATTTCCTTG ATAGACCAAGAACGTGAGGGTGAACAAATTGACAGGGCTCTGTTAAagaatgtcttggatatatttgttgaGATTGGCTTAGGCAGTATGGAATGTTACGAGAATGATTTTGAAGATTTCTTGCTGAAGGATACTGCAGATTACTACTCTATCAAGGCCCAAACCTGGATCGTGGAAGACTCTTGTCCTGACTATATGTTAAAG GCCGAGGAGTGCTTGAAGAGGGAGAAGGAACGAGTTGCTCATTATTTGCATTCTAGTAGTGAACCGAAGTTATTGGAG AAAGTGCAACATGAGTTGTTAACTCAGTATGCAAGCCAACTTTTGGAGAAGGAGCATTCTGGATGCCATGCATTACTTCGTGATGACAAG GTTGAGGATCTCTCAAGGATGTACAGGCTCTTTTCTAGAATAACCCGTGGCCTAGAACCTGTTTCTCAAATTTTTAAGCAG CATGTTACCAACGAGGGGACAGCATTGGTGAAACAAGCAGAAGATGCTGCTAGTAATAAGAAG CCAGAGAAGAAGGACATTGTTGGTTTGCAGGAACAG GTTTTTGTCCGGAAAATCATTGAGCTCCATGACAAGTATGTAGCATACGTCACTGACTGTTTCCAGGGGCATACTCTCTTCCATAAG GCGCTTAAAGAGGCTTTTGAAGTGTTCTGCAACAAAGGTGTCTCTGGCAGTTCAAGTGCTGAATTGCTTGCCACCTTCTGTGATAATATTTTAAAGAAAGGCGGCAGTGAAAAACTCAGTGATGAAGCTATTGAGGATACCCTGGAGAAG GTAGTGAGATTACTCGCCTACATCAGTGATAAGGACCTTTTTGCTGAGTTTTACAG gAAGAAGCTGGCTAGGAGATTGCTATTTGACAAGAGTGCTAATGATGAGCACGAAAGAAGCATTCTGACCAAGCTAAAACAACAGTGTGGTGGCCAATTTACTTCAAAAATGGAGGGCATGGTCACCGACCTTACTGTTGCAAGGGATCATCAAACTAAGTTTGAAGAGTTCATAAGCACACACCCTGAATTGAATCCTGGGATAGACTTGGCGGTCACTGTTCTGACAACAGGATTTTGGCCAACTTATAAATCATTCGATATAAACCTTCCTGCTGAGATG GTGAGATGTGTCGAGGTTTTCAAAGAGTTTTATCAAACAAGAACTAAGCATAGAAAACTTACATGGATATATTCCTTGGGAATCTGCCATATCACCGCAAAGTTTGAGGCCAAGACTATCGAGCTCATTGTTACAACTTACCAG GCTGCATTGTTGCTACTGTTCAATGGAGCTGATAAACTTAGTTATTCTGAGATAGTAACGCAACTGAACCTGTCAGATGACGATGTAGTGAG ATACCTCTGCCTCCAGTTGATGAGAAAAAGAAGGTAG